In Streptomyces longhuiensis, the following proteins share a genomic window:
- the rpmJ gene encoding 50S ribosomal protein L36: MKVKPSVKKICDKCRVIRRHGRVMVICDNPRHKQRQG; this comes from the coding sequence ATGAAGGTCAAGCCGAGCGTCAAGAAGATCTGCGACAAGTGCAGGGTGATCCGCCGTCACGGCCGGGTCATGGTTATCTGCGACAACCCGCGCCACAAGCAGCGCCAGGGCTGA
- the rpsM gene encoding 30S ribosomal protein S13 translates to MARLEGVDLPRDKRVEVALTYVFGIGRTLSQQTLDATGVDRNIRVRDLSEEDLIKIREYVDANIQTEGDLRREIQADIRRKVEIGCYQGLRHRRGLPVRGQRTSTNARTRKGPRRAIAGKKKPGKK, encoded by the coding sequence ATGGCACGCCTTGAAGGCGTTGACCTCCCGCGCGACAAGCGCGTAGAGGTTGCCCTCACCTACGTGTTCGGCATTGGCCGCACGCTGTCCCAGCAGACGCTGGACGCCACCGGTGTGGACCGCAACATCCGCGTTCGTGATCTGTCCGAAGAGGACCTGATCAAGATCCGCGAGTACGTGGACGCGAACATCCAGACCGAGGGTGACCTCCGTCGCGAGATCCAGGCCGACATCCGCCGCAAGGTCGAGATCGGCTGCTACCAGGGTCTTCGCCACCGTCGTGGCCTGCCCGTCCGCGGTCAGCGCACCAGCACGAACGCTCGTACCCGCAAGGGCCCGCGTCGCGCCATCGCCGGTAAGAAGAAGCCGGGCAAGAAGTAG
- the rpsK gene encoding 30S ribosomal protein S11, whose translation MPPKGRQGAAKKVRRKEKKNVAHGHAHIKSTFNNTIVSITDPTGNVISWASAGHVGFKGSRKSTPFAAQMAAESAARRAQEHGMRKVDVFVKGPGSGRETAIRSLQATGLEVGSIQDVTPTPHNGCRPPKRRRV comes from the coding sequence ATGCCCCCCAAGGGTCGTCAGGGCGCTGCCAAGAAGGTGCGCCGCAAGGAAAAGAAGAACGTCGCTCACGGGCACGCTCACATCAAGAGCACGTTCAACAACACGATCGTGTCCATCACGGACCCGACCGGCAACGTGATCTCCTGGGCCTCCGCCGGCCACGTCGGCTTCAAGGGCTCGCGCAAGTCCACTCCGTTCGCCGCGCAGATGGCCGCCGAGTCGGCCGCGCGTCGCGCCCAGGAGCACGGCATGCGCAAGGTTGACGTCTTCGTCAAGGGTCCGGGCTCCGGCCGCGAGACCGCGATCCGCTCCCTCCAGGCCACGGGCCTCGAGGTCGGTTCGATCCAGGACGTCACGCCGACCCCGCACAACGGCTGCCGTCCGCCCAAGCGTCGCCGCGTCTGA